A genomic region of Chaetodon auriga isolate fChaAug3 chromosome 11, fChaAug3.hap1, whole genome shotgun sequence contains the following coding sequences:
- the dnajc9 gene encoding dnaJ homolog subfamily C member 9: MGLLERCQELFKTADLYEVLGINKEATETEIRRRYYKVSLKVHPDRAPEDPLSTEKFQVLGKLYAVLSDKEQRAVYDEQGVVDEESDVLSQDRCWEDYWRVLFPKITVQDILEFEKKYKGSDEERQDVIQLYVQHQGNMDAITASALCCSQEDEPRLCSIIQAAIESGDVAAFPAFTQESEKKKRARRKRADRERQEAEEMQKEMGLGDQDDSLVMMLQQRQKSRESNFNSFLSDLEAKYSKKSGKSKRGKK; this comes from the exons ATGGGTTTGCTCGAGCGGTGCCAGGAGCTCTTCAAGACCGCAGACCTGTACGAGGTGCTGGGCATCAACAAAGAGGCAACCGAGACAGAGATCCGGAGGAGGTATTACAAAGTGTCGCTGAAAGTCCACCCAGACCGGGCTCCCGAAGACCCGCTGTCCACAGAGAAATTTCAG gtGTTGGGAAAGCTGTACGCGGTGCTGAGCGATAAGGAGCAGAGAGCTGTTTATGATGAGCAGGGGGTCGTGGATGAGGAGTCCGACGTCCTGAGTCAAGACCGCTGCTGGGAAGACTACTGGAGGGTGCTCTTCCCTAAG ATAACAGTGCAGGACATCCTTGAATTTGAGAAGAAATATAAGGGCTCTGATGAGGAGCGGCAGGATGTGATCCAGCTGTATGTGCAGCACCAGGGAAATATGGACGCCATCACGgcctcagctctgtgctgctcccAGGAAGACGAGCCCAGGCTGTGCAGCATCATCCAGGCTGCCATCGAGAGCGGAGACGTCGCAGCATTCCCAGCGTTCACTCAGGAgagtgaaaagaagaagagggctcGTAGGAAGAGG gctgacagagagcgaCAAGAAGCAGAAGAAATGCAGAAAGAGATGGGGCTCGGTGATCAGGACGACAGTCTTGTGATGATGCTTCAG CAAAGACAGAAGTCCAGAGAGTCGAATTTTAACAGTTTCCTGTCTGACCTGGAAGCCAAATACTCCAAAAAAAGTGGGAAAtccaagagaggaaaaaagtga